Sequence from the Microplitis demolitor isolate Queensland-Clemson2020A chromosome 2, iyMicDemo2.1a, whole genome shotgun sequence genome:
CGCGGTGAAGAAGAAGCTCATCAGTTATACGATCAAATTATTTCGTTTATGGATTCGATGCGTTACTTTGTTGCCGGAGAAGGTAATCGCGTTGCTATTCTACGTGAAGAGGCATACAATACTATTTGTGATATGCTCGTTATGTTCTGTTCGCAACTGACCTCTCAGGCGAACCCTCTGCTGCATCAGCTGGTTTATGAAGCAGATGCAGTTATGCAGGACATGCTAAATCAGTTTATACAAGAGTACGTTTTTGTTGAAGAAGAAGACGACGAACATGACGAGCACTCGAAAATTGAGGAGCTTCATAAAAGAAGAAACTTCCTTGCTGGATATTGCAAGCTTATAGTCTACAATATTATTCCCACCAACTCGGCTGCTGATGTTTTCAAGCATTATGTCAAGTATTACAATGACTATGGTGACATAATTAAAACGACGTTGGGTAAAGCAAGAGATATAAACAAAGTTAATTGTGCCTTGACGATGCAGTTGAGTTTGAATGCGTTGTACAATGAAATTTTAGCTGAAAAAGATAAAGTTAATAAGAATAGTGAAGAATTTACTGCTATCAAAGAACTCGCTAAGAGATTCGCCCTGTCATTTGGACTCGATGCGATTAAAAATCGCGAAGCTATTACAGCTTTACATCGAGCCGGGGTTTTGTTTGCTATTACACCGCCGGATGGTGTTGAACAGGATCCTACAGGGCCGCCACCAAATCTTCCATATCTGGAAATTCTTGctgaatttacaaataaattattaaaacaagaTAAACGTTTAGTGTAAGTATATATATCATGTATTTATTAGGGACTTGCGAATGGGGTTTGAATTAAATCGAATcggataatttaaaacttttcgaaccatttgaaattttttgaacaatttgaatcttacgaaagtttttgaattgatcataaatttttctatgcgTTTTCATGATTATTCGGAAACATCAAATAGCAAATATCAAATTCAACTCGACGGTCCATCTAAAACAAcgaattagaaaatttactatttttaagtataaaaaggATTGAACAGAATAATCATAGATTTTTCTATCCATTTCCATGATTATTCGGAAATATCTTGtgaaagtttttgaattattccaaaaataattacaattttaagtcgttcaaaagaaaatttagaattattcgaaaaattacgAACTCCCTCACTCTTagtattcatattaaattgttcttatttatgttaaattttaatttatacgatataattatttgtatagaTTGAATTTCTTGGATAAAAGATTACCTGCTGGAATGCCTTCCTCACGAGGTGAAGATTGGCAACCGCTTTTATTATATAGGAACAGTTTATTACATGGAGAAACAGATCAGGTACCTGTAACCAGCAAACGAGCTTATACTAGACGTAAGAAGGATCATCTAGCaggtttgtattttttatcatattactATCAGTCGAATTCCATTAACTCGGACAGTTAGTCTACGGACTAGCAGAAATTTCCTCGAAATTCCGACTTACCAATGTAATGAGTTAATGGAATCGAGCGCACGTAGACggtttaagttttaaaaataatttattgatgtaattaaatttaattgtagaaGAAGAAGAGCCCGAAGAAGCTGAGGATGGTTCAGACCATGAGTTCATGGGGTGAGTTTAGTTATTTACTCAAATGTttgcattaaaataattgtgttaaatttattttaattatttgctttCAATTATTGTGTGCCTTAGTAATCAGTAATCAATATCACTCATGTTTGCTTTTCATccactaataaattaataattggcATTGGCTTCACTTATTATGGTCatgctttaaaatttttcattataaataaaagtaaaaaaaaatcgctagCATATTGTTGactttaatgaaataatttaagcgatcgtattgataataatgatcTACGAACCGCGGAATCGCTTTTTTCTCGCAATCATAAATCGATGGCTCAGTGCAAGAGGGTTCAACACCAAAACATTTACAacgatattaatttataattatcagcATTATCAAGGAAACCATGGATATAATTTTTCAGGAATCGATGACTTGAACCCTGGCCCCTCCTGCACGGCTCGTCGAAAACAGTCTGATCTTTTTATCCTGAGAAACGTACCCGTAGTTGAAAGTTACAATGGAGCATTAGGGATGATACTATAGGGGATACTCAACtgcgggtttttttttatcttttattttttttatttcggtaaaatctctaaatttcttttttctggaaattatattgtataaaaaacgaaatttttttttcataactatttaaattacaaaaaaaaaaaaattgtattttggtTTATCGACAATACAAATTGGTTTAATGGATTAaaacaatgattttaattaatgcgaAATCCCTTGATTTTCCCTATTGCTCCTCAATCCTTATTTATTGTTAGTGTAAACTTTAAGCGACTTTAAACTTTCCTTTTAGCAAGCAGAAAAAGAAAAGGCAGCCTAAAAAGTCTCCGTAAGTATTAAggactaatttaattttttttttttttggtgcaaTTGAtagtagaaaaattatttaaatttattttcagactCAGCGTTactaaaacaaatatttcaaGACCAAAAGCTGCtggattttttgataataatgacATACCAGCTACTCCTGCATCACCAACACCAACGATCGAGGACACTGCTAGTCCTTCGCAGGATGTAGATGATAGATTTAAAACGTtacaaatacaaaataaaggaGGGTatgtgattttaattattttaattaagttaagGGCAATCTCACAGTccctactttttaaaaaatttaatgactaTGAACTGTCTTAacgataattacaattaagtcattgcatatttttaaaaaagtgggactgtctgagaatgacctcaaattttattaacaactataaaacaaatttaattttacaaaaagaCGACGAAGTTCAGATCAGCAGGAGCCACGAGAACTTCGGAGAACAGCGAGGAATTCTGGACGATATGTACAAGGCCAATATATGGTATGTTTCCgttttatatgtttataatataaaacataaattttttactaaaaagatcttatattttttcaggaATCTGATtccgaataaaaatttacgtgacgaaaaaatgactaaaagtttatataattaaagtaattaacatTACTTTGTTACtactatacatttttatatattattttattttattttagtttgagtaataagttaattgttaccgtaaataacttatataaatttcccgaacaaatatgaattttttttttataaaagtactaaaaattataatgataaaatattattattaattttaattaaaaagtagcATTAAGgcattgaattattttttattaaaattatttttttaacgaacataaaaagtaaatgcaacaaaatattttattttattattatttatctttaatttctTTCCGCCGCTCGAGATTTGCGAAAGATGCTGCTAAGTCTGCGGCCTTTTGGAGTAGCCGGCGTattctgtcaaaaaaaaacaaaaaaaaaatatatatatatatatatataaatatataaaataaaataaaattttttataaataattacgaaaaattattgcaataattacaatacgtAAACCATAATTCCGAGGGCAAATCCCATAAATTGAATAGGAAAGGTAAGGATAATAAACAAGAGGATATACAACAAACTCATGCATTTTTGATTACTGTGACGTCTTATCCTCACCTCATCTTGACGTCTTGACaaggaagttgaaaaaaagtcttttagACGTTTTGGAGTTGTGGTAGTACGTCTTTCACTATTTCTATCTCGTAGTATTCTTGAGTTTGGACTTTTCAATTCATTACcctattataaacaaatacatgacataataaaaatacctcCCACAATAAATGGCGACAAAAAAAACATCCAACGACTTTACAGAAAAAAGAGCAGTGGAAAAAATGAtagtttttaatgaaaatgtcAGTTACTGTTTACAGGTTTGAAGGAGAGACGTTGCTGACATTTGAAACTAATAAATCTTGgatagatatttaatttttccactcTTCTGTTTTCTGTGTATGTCAAGtattctatatatacatatatataatttacctGGAGTGACAATCTACCACCATTTTTACTGGGAGTAGGTGGACCAGGTCTTTTATAAGAAgtctataattaaaaacagtAGACAAATACAATTGACTAAACATTTAGACAAAACATTGAACAAACAcatgataattaaaagaacaaaaaactTACCTGTGTTCTGTCCTTCTTTTTGACCTTCTGACCTGGAAGAAGACTTTGACTGAGACTGTCATTGAAAGTTTCGTCATTTGTTGGACCACTCtacagcaaaaataaaattaattatgtttcattcttttcaaaatgtctttaataataaattgtctatAATAAATTCCGTAAAAAAAcctagtactcgatcactccATGTAAAATTCGGGTACTAGTTCGCTGATCGAGTACTAGGTATCTTaccttataataaaaatatttaatttaccttGATATCTTCTTCAGTGATAGCAAAGGGATGGAAATGTGTTTCAACAGCATAAGCAGATCTAAGATGTGGACGACACAATGAATTTCGCATACGTAATTCTGATAATCGATCAAAATCAGGTCCTGGTTCAGCAGTACGGAATTTACCTTCCTTCAAGTCTGTTAAAAAGTCATTATTAAAGACTTCACCCTCTTCATCCTCAACACTAAAAGCGTTCCCCATAGCTTGGATACTCTTAACACTGTGTCTTCGAGTAGTAGTTGTCTCTTCCTCAATAAGTTGAACTGCTCGGAAACTTTGTCTCGGCGCATCCGACCggtcataattaaaatctctGTCTAAACTTGACGAATTAACTTGACTGTGAGCTAGAGCAAGTGACTGATTAGCCTCTTGCATTGCAGACTGGTATTTCTTTTGTAAGTCCTGAAGGCGTTGTTGGGCCGTTTCTTTTTCTTGTTGCTCTGCTAAAAGTTTCTCACCGATGTTCCAAAACTGCGATGACAATTCACTGACGTGCGCTTTGTATCTAGCGATATCTTCAGAGTATTTTTTACATTGCTGTTCCATTTTGGTCTTCATTGCCGCTACTTTCTCTGCCATCGCCTGGTCCTGCTCAACTTGAAGTTTACTAATCTGTTCATTGTACGCTACTTTCATTTTCTGTTTCAACTTTTCAAGTTTTAATCCATACTCATTGTGAACTTCCTTCAATCTACTGTCAAAGTCATCGTCCTTCAACTTCTTCTCCAATTCTTCTTTCTCTTTATCAAGACTTTCAATTCGTTTTTCCAATTGTTCAACTAATACTGTCAGACGTTCTACTTCTGAGTTTTTATCTGAAGACGACGAAGATATCTcggcttttatttttttattttcactcctCAGctcatcaatatttttttccatcttCGCGTTTCTTACCCGAGCTGAGTCCAATTTTTCCTTGATATCTTTTTTctctttagtaattttttcaagctgCGCTTGTAACTTTTCCTCAGCACTGGGCTCGCGTTTTACGTTACCCGATTTCATATTCGCTTCATAAGTAATCGACGCATTTAAAAACTCATTGATTTTCTTTTGTACGACATCCAAGTCTTTGCATATTGACTCATTTTTTTCGATCTCTCCTTCCAAAACCAGTTTTTCATCTGCCAAAGTATCACCAGATTCATTAAATTCCCTTTTGATCACAGATACATCAATTTCACTGAGTTTTTCTTCAACCCACGAAGAAACTCGGCAGAGAACTTTTATCAAAGGCTTTGAAGTCTTAGACTGACGGTCGCTaatatcttttaataatttttctaactccTGTTTCTGCGCCTCAAGATGTTTCAATTCATCACAAGCTGAAtttctttcattaaaaatatacttgaCTTTATTTAACGTGTCGACATACGACCGCTGAGTACTCAAAAGATTTTCTTCTAAATTATCACGACTACTTATCACCTTATCAAGTACATCCTGTAAGTTCTTTTTCTCCCGAACCAGCCGAGATAAATATTCactacgattttttttttcagtcgcCATGATGTCAAGTTGTTCTGATAATTGCTCAGTATTTTCTTTCGTCGCCTTGACAGCGGCTTCAGATCTctctattttttcttcaagattttttttcaaactctcaTAGTCTTCTTGCAATGTTTTCATTTCACTATTTActgcatttaatttaaattcaagttcTTCTACCACTTTAAGATTCCTGACATTAGATTCTTTCAGAGCCTCGCATTCATCAGACTTCTCTTTACTCTggattttttgttcattaatttCTAATTCAAGAGTTTTCTTAAGTTTAGCAAATTCTAGTTTCACTGCATCTAGTTCTGCAGATCTGTCAGCAAGAGCTTTCGACTGCGCATCTAGTACAGCTTCTTGACTAGCTCTCACTTCCTGTAGATTGACGATTACTTCTTTCATCTTTAACTCCGATTCAATTTTCTCCTTAGTCACCTGCTCTAATTTTGAACTGAGAACAGCGAGTGATTCTTCCtggatttttttatccaaCTTAAGTGTCTCGCATGTATTCTGCATTGACAAAAGTTTTTTCTCTACAGAATTTAGGAGTTCATTGGAAGCAACCTCGCGTTCTTGATACCCGGTTATCGTTCGTTCGTTAATCTGTTTAAGTTCTTCAATCTGTAGTTCCATAATTCTAGTCTCTTCTTTTTGACTTTCCAGTTCCTTACTAATGtcatctaatttatttttcagtaaattacGTTCAGTCCTGATGTCTTGGATTGCGTTATCTTGATcagaaattttagaatttgCGCCGGCAAGCTCGGAAATTAATTCCTCACACTGAGACTTTAAttcctgaattttttcttGGGCAGCTGAAGATTTTTTCTCGTCTGATTTTATCAAGTCATCAAGTTTGACTTGCAATTTGTCTTTTTCATccatacaaataataatatttttttgttcctgaACAAGTTGACTCTGAAGCTCTTCTCGGAGTTCATTTAGTTCACATATTTTTGTTTCCGCACTTGATAGAGCCAACTCCTTGGAATTCAATTTAGCTTCTACTTCTGATATTTTACTGTTCAATAActcaatatttgaatttttatcttcaacttccgtatttaattttatcaattcacTCTTCTGTTGCTCTAAAGTGTCTTGTAGCTGCTGCTTTTCTTCTAAATACGtctcattaatattttctaactgtacaaatttattattcatcaatTCTATTGTCGATTGTCTGCTTTCCAGTTcctcatttaattttactaattccCTCTTCTGTTGCTCTACAgaattttccaataattttttatcttctaaGTGCGTTGCGATGACGTCTTCCagttgagaaaatttatcgttCATTGATTCTATTGTTGATTGTCTGTCTTCAAGTtcctcatttaattttatcaattcacTCTTCTGTTGCTCTAAAGTGTCTTGTAGCTGCTGCTTTTCTTCTAAATACGtctcattaatattttctgactgtacaaatttattattcatcaatTCTATTGTCGATTGTCTGCTTTCCAGTTCCTCattcaatttcattaattccCTCTTTTGTTGCTCTACagaattttctaataatttctTATCTTCTAAGTGAGTTGCGATGACGTCTTCCagttgagaaaatttatcgttCATTGATTCTATTGTTGATTGTCTGTCTTCAAGTtccatattcaaatttatcaattcaCTTCTCTGTTGCTCAATTCCCCTTTCAAGTTGATGTTTTTCATCTAAGTATTTAGCAATAGTATCTCTTGATTCTGATAACACGATATTCAAAGAATCTAAAGCCAAgtttttattgtcaatttcCTTATTTAAATCAACGACATTGCAATTAAGCTGCTCAACAATCTCTTCAAGCTGTTTCTTTTCCTCTGAATTAGACGTGACAACACTTtctaattgtaaaattttactgttcatTAAATCAATCGATGAATTTTTAGCATCAACTTCAATATTCAAATTgactaaatcatttttcaaagtttgtactgatttttccagtgATTCTTTTTCACGGGAAATTACCgaaatattttcttctaaGTCTGATAACTTATTACtcattaaatcaattaataaatttttatcgctGAGTTcttctttcattttaattaaatctctATTTTGTTGTTCGCTGATTTCGGAAAGATTTTGCTTctcttgaagaataattttcattgaattttccAACTGCGTCAACTTGGCATTCAATGAATcgattattgaatttttattagcgAGTTGATCATTCAATTTAACTGACTCTCTATTAGACCTGTCGATAGTTTCTTCAAGCTGTCGTTTATCTTCCGAATacttatcaataatattttctagaTCCGATATCTTGGCATTCAATGAATCtattgttgaatttttaacttctaaaTCTCGATTTAATCTACGAGTGTCTTCATTCGTAtctacaattattttctttagatCACGTTTTTCCTCAGAATACATAACAATCGTCTGTTCTAATTGCAAAAGCGTAGAATTTAGTgaatcgataattaaatttttgttgtcaagttcatcttttaatttaatcagatTTTCTTTCTGATACTCAATAGCGTCTTGGAGTTGTTGCTGATcctctgaatattttttaacagttttatttagctccgaaatttttaattccagtGATTTAACAGTCGAACTTTTATCCTCGATTATTTCATTCGCTTGAACTAAATCTTGCTTTTGCTGGCTGATAACTTCCTCAAGCTGCAGTTTAACTTCAGAATCACttgcgattatttttttaaattcaaataatttattattcagtgAATCAATTATTGAATTCGTGTCATCAAGAtctctattaaatttatctaaatcaTTAGCTTGCTGTTCAATAGTATGTTCAAgttcttgtttatttttcaagtaccTCGTGATGTCTTCTTCCATATTTAACAACTTAGCATTCAATGAATCTACCGCcagttttttatcatcaagctttttattcaattcaaatatatcTTCAGTTTTTTGCGTGACTATTTCATCAAACTGTCGCTTTTCATCAGCATAATTTACAACTTTATCATCTAACTCAGTTACTTTG
This genomic interval carries:
- the LOC103579641 gene encoding rootletin isoform X3, with the protein product MEHWSTIIVEWINCLNLNETQLSDIQQLQDNSAVYGKIIQQLKLDVKGKNPDSCYEISKFIEEEYPDFIINKNNDDDNVSDHIYKMSLLLLSASQKIAFHKPMYSLKNDSQVMIKKFLELLLPHGKGLTFETVRESIMELGDTIPKTPPKTPKDRPLKNYLTSPAAQSAYRHKMLNERNRELRLLKAQLETELFEKIDLQGDIKTLEDKVKNLQKQLTKKTEELKTLRIEYASPKTPQSVRKNKSNQNVEDYLKKEIENLENYNMKLQAELNQVEEEHENLKRRLASKDRLNATLKEKAEEFERGMESLSIQLEVKTNELLDLRMQNEELRGHIKGMQRYSTDADQSFEMDNVLRARSPTPGLNVSEAASSIIDIQLKEANEESARLRDELSSIQNKLDEALQECQEFKSLNDLLNEKVSSLDEIKMALEITEDRLEKRQCQINILEMEKKNLQDELEKHKKDINAKEITLKETEEMKCKLESHISSIAEELNKLKISLVTAEDTLAQSVTTKEVLMMKLNTADSKIDSLKESLSIEAKKYQELTEDSEQKIRSLEENIKTYLENKCQLEVTVSQLNEELKNLNKELDNKNSIIDSLNTKVTELDDKVVNYADEKRQFDEIVTQKTEDIFELNKKLDDKKLAVDSLNAKLLNMEEDITRYLKNKQELEHTIEQQANDLDKFNRDLDDTNSIIDSLNNKLFEFKKIIASDSEVKLQLEEVISQQKQDLVQANEIIEDKSSTVKSLELKISELNKTVKKYSEDQQQLQDAIEYQKENLIKLKDELDNKNLIIDSLNSTLLQLEQTIVMYSEEKRDLKKIIVDTNEDTRRLNRDLEVKNSTIDSLNAKISDLENIIDKYSEDKRQLEETIDRSNRESVKLNDQLANKNSIIDSLNAKLTQLENSMKIILQEKQNLSEISEQQNRDLIKMKEELSDKNLLIDLMSNKLSDLEENISVISREKESLEKSVQTLKNDLVNLNIEVDAKNSSIDLMNSKILQLESVVTSNSEEKKQLEEIVEQLNCNVVDLNKEIDNKNLALDSLNIVLSESRDTIAKYLDEKHQLERGIEQQRSELINLNMELEDRQSTIESMNDKFSQLEDVIATHLEDKKLLENSVEQQKRELMKLNEELESRQSTIELMNNKFVQSENINETYLEEKQQLQDTLEQQKSELIKLNEELEDRQSTIESMNDKFSQLEDVIATHLEDKKLLENSVEQQKRELVKLNEELESRQSTIELMNNKFVQLENINETYLEEKQQLQDTLEQQKSELIKLNTEVEDKNSNIELLNSKISEVEAKLNSKELALSSAETKICELNELREELQSQLVQEQKNIIICMDEKDKLQVKLDDLIKSDEKKSSAAQEKIQELKSQCEELISELAGANSKISDQDNAIQDIRTERNLLKNKLDDISKELESQKEETRIMELQIEELKQINERTITGYQEREVASNELLNSVEKKLLSMQNTCETLKLDKKIQEESLAVLSSKLEQVTKEKIESELKMKEVIVNLQEVRASQEAVLDAQSKALADRSAELDAVKLEFAKLKKTLELEINEQKIQSKEKSDECEALKESNVRNLKVVEELEFKLNAVNSEMKTLQEDYESLKKNLEEKIERSEAAVKATKENTEQLSEQLDIMATEKKNRSEYLSRLVREKKNLQDVLDKVISSRDNLEENLLSTQRSYVDTLNKVKYIFNERNSACDELKHLEAQKQELEKLLKDISDRQSKTSKPLIKVLCRVSSWVEEKLSEIDVSVIKREFNESGDTLADEKLVLEGEIEKNESICKDLDVVQKKINEFLNASITYEANMKSGNVKREPSAEEKLQAQLEKITKEKKDIKEKLDSARVRNAKMEKNIDELRSENKKIKAEISSSSSDKNSEVERLTVLVEQLEKRIESLDKEKEELEKKLKDDDFDSRLKEVHNEYGLKLEKLKQKMKVAYNEQISKLQVEQDQAMAEKVAAMKTKMEQQCKKYSEDIARYKAHVSELSSQFWNIGEKLLAEQQEKETAQQRLQDLQKKYQSAMQEANQSLALAHSQVNSSSLDRDFNYDRSDAPRQSFRAVQLIEEETTTTRRHSVKSIQAMGNAFSVEDEEGEVFNNDFLTDLKEGKFRTAEPGPDFDRLSELRMRNSLCRPHLRSAYAVETHFHPFAITEEDIKSGPTNDETFNDSLSQSLLPGQKVKKKDRTQNTPATPKGRRLSSIFRKSRAAERN